The Planctomycetia bacterium genome has a window encoding:
- a CDS encoding sialate O-acetylesterase: MKLRFSTLLFSLATMLTTGVASADVKLPAIFTSHMVLQRDLANPIWGTAAPGEEVTVTIGDQKVATKAGDDGKWRVKLAPLGLGAPLTLTIQGKNQVVIDDVLVGEVWVCSGQSNMQWEVAQSTNAELEIATAKYPQIRFISVPQIGTQEPQSDFKGSWSVCSPETVGKFSAVGYFFGRQLHQQLGVPVGLIDDAWGGSACEAWINRDKLTKDGRFSELIAMWEEKEKGYDKAKADVAHAAAMEKFKVDLEAAKAAGKPLPRAPGHPGNQFTGNSRPGNIYNGVLLPTIGYGIKGAIWYQGESNAGRAYQYRDLFPFMIKNWRDEWAQGDFPFYWVQLADFLAVKPEPGESSWAELREAQTLTMDKLPKTGEAVIIDIGEADDIHPRNKLDVGNRLARWALAKDYGVKVNYQSPRYKSMEVADDGKVTVTFDHVGSGLTTVESKDVKGFALAGEDQKWYWAEAAISPTANNQVIVSSAKVKKPVAVRYAWADNPICNLNSKEDLPATPFRSDDWPGVTANAKK, from the coding sequence ATGAAGCTCCGTTTTTCCACGTTGCTGTTCAGCCTAGCAACGATGCTTACCACAGGCGTTGCCTCGGCCGATGTCAAACTTCCGGCCATCTTCACGAGCCACATGGTGCTGCAGCGTGATCTGGCGAACCCGATCTGGGGAACGGCTGCTCCCGGCGAAGAAGTCACCGTCACGATCGGCGATCAAAAAGTCGCGACGAAAGCCGGCGACGACGGCAAGTGGCGCGTGAAGCTGGCGCCCCTGGGCCTCGGCGCGCCGCTCACGCTCACCATCCAAGGCAAGAACCAAGTCGTGATCGACGACGTTCTCGTCGGAGAAGTTTGGGTCTGCTCCGGTCAATCGAACATGCAATGGGAAGTCGCTCAATCGACGAACGCCGAACTCGAAATCGCGACGGCCAAGTATCCGCAGATTCGCTTCATCAGCGTTCCGCAAATCGGCACGCAAGAACCGCAATCCGACTTTAAGGGTTCGTGGAGCGTTTGCTCGCCGGAAACCGTCGGCAAGTTTTCGGCCGTCGGCTACTTTTTCGGTCGCCAACTTCACCAACAACTCGGCGTGCCGGTCGGACTGATCGACGACGCCTGGGGCGGCTCGGCCTGCGAAGCCTGGATCAACCGCGATAAGCTCACCAAAGACGGCCGCTTCAGCGAGCTCATCGCGATGTGGGAAGAAAAGGAAAAAGGCTACGACAAGGCCAAGGCCGATGTAGCCCACGCCGCCGCGATGGAGAAATTCAAGGTCGATCTCGAAGCAGCCAAGGCCGCCGGCAAGCCGCTTCCCCGTGCGCCTGGGCATCCCGGCAACCAATTCACCGGCAACTCGCGTCCGGGCAACATCTATAACGGCGTTCTCCTCCCGACGATCGGCTACGGCATCAAGGGAGCCATCTGGTATCAAGGGGAATCCAACGCCGGACGCGCGTATCAATATCGCGACCTCTTCCCGTTCATGATCAAGAACTGGCGCGACGAATGGGCCCAAGGAGATTTCCCGTTCTACTGGGTCCAACTCGCCGACTTCTTGGCCGTGAAACCGGAGCCGGGCGAAAGCTCGTGGGCCGAACTTCGCGAAGCCCAAACGCTGACGATGGACAAGCTCCCCAAAACCGGCGAAGCGGTCATCATCGACATCGGCGAAGCGGACGACATCCATCCCCGCAACAAGCTCGACGTCGGCAATCGCTTGGCTCGCTGGGCCTTGGCTAAAGACTACGGCGTGAAGGTCAACTACCAAAGCCCGCGCTACAAAAGCATGGAAGTCGCCGACGACGGCAAAGTGACCGTCACGTTCGATCACGTCGGCTCCGGCCTCACGACGGTCGAATCGAAGGATGTGAAAGGCTTCGCCTTGGCCGGGGAAGATCAGAAGTGGTACTGGGCCGAAGCCGCGATCAGCCCGACGGCGAACAATCAAGTGATCGTCTCTTCCGCCAAGGTGAAGAAGCCGGTCGCCGTGCGCTACGCCTGGGCCGACAACCCGATCTGCAACCTCAACAGCAAGGAAGATCTTCCGGCCACGCCGTTCCGCTCCGACGATTGGCCAGGCGTGACCGCGAACGCCAAGAAGTAA
- a CDS encoding NIPSNAP family protein: MKIILALALLSLAMVPTVEAADAPAAAKDARVYEMRVYYAAPGKLDALNARFRDHAVKLFEKHGITNVGYFTPVDNKEEKLVYFLSYPDRAARDASWKAFLADPEWQKAYKASEINGKLVAKVTSVFLQTTDYSPALKIEAPGNRVIELRTYIASPKNLEPLNDRFREHTMKLFEKYGMTNLIYWNYMADQKNADTMLVYLMAHKSVDAGKASFDAFRKDADWLKARAASEEKAGGSLTEKENGVQSEYLIPTDYSPLK; the protein is encoded by the coding sequence ATGAAAATCATCCTCGCACTCGCCCTGCTGTCGCTTGCAATGGTCCCCACCGTCGAAGCCGCCGATGCTCCCGCCGCGGCGAAAGATGCCCGCGTCTATGAGATGCGCGTCTACTACGCCGCCCCCGGCAAGCTCGATGCCCTCAACGCTCGCTTTCGCGATCACGCCGTAAAGCTCTTCGAGAAACACGGCATCACGAACGTCGGCTACTTCACTCCGGTCGACAACAAAGAAGAAAAGCTCGTCTACTTCCTTTCCTATCCCGATCGCGCCGCACGCGATGCTTCGTGGAAAGCGTTTCTGGCCGATCCCGAATGGCAGAAGGCCTACAAAGCTTCGGAGATCAACGGCAAGCTCGTCGCCAAGGTAACGAGCGTGTTTCTCCAAACGACCGACTACTCGCCGGCGTTGAAGATCGAGGCCCCGGGCAATCGCGTGATCGAGCTCCGCACCTACATCGCGAGCCCGAAGAACCTGGAGCCTCTCAACGACCGTTTCCGCGAACACACGATGAAGCTGTTCGAGAAGTACGGCATGACGAACCTGATCTACTGGAACTACATGGCCGATCAGAAGAACGCCGATACGATGCTCGTCTACTTAATGGCGCATAAGAGCGTCGATGCAGGCAAGGCCTCGTTCGATGCGTTCCGCAAAGACGCCGATTGGCTCAAAGCCCGTGCCGCATCGGAAGAAAAAGCCGGCGGCTCGCTGACGGAAAAAGAAAACGGCGTCCAATCGGAGTACCTGATCCCCACGGACTATTCGCCGCTCAAGTAA
- the hrpB gene encoding ATP-dependent helicase HrpB, producing the protein MSSSPLPIDDVLPQLLAHLRARGAVVLKAPPGAGKTTRVPPAMLDAGLADLPNGRPGRIILLQPRRVAARASAARIAEERGGEVGDEIGYQVRFERRASGRTRILVCTEGVFLRQLQNDPFLDGVAAVVFDEFHERSLDSDLALAMVRRVREEVRPDLRLVVMSATLAAAPIARYLDDCPTVESVGRAFPVDVEYLRLPSNDSIERLVVDGVQRLLTRTRGDLLVFLPGVGEINRVQSDLEATAAAGDFALLPLYGDMPLDEQQRVLRPTLRRKVVLATNVAETSLTIDGVTGVVDSGWARVNQYDAQLGLNRLDTVRISHASSEQRAGRAGRTAPGVCFRLWTEREQNSLRAFERPEIERVDLSEALLQLLAWGESDVRAFPWYEPPPSAAVEQALALLDALDAISDGKVTDLGRALAKLPLQPRLARLLLEGERLGAPQRAALAAAMLSERDPFRRRGPRFKAEHHTDSDTLDRLAAIEAFERSGRRDSQVGELLIGPAKQMLRARDQLLRSVDSGSKQGSAEGDDAVLRALAVAFPDRICKRREPKGRRGVMVGGRGVRLADESAVADAELFVAVELTESGQAETLVRQASLVERTWLPETHLQTKIEVAFDVTREKVMGVRRTKFLDLILEETPAAIPRDVDCGPILAAAVAERYDPTMFIDDDARRYLARLRCLREWLPQMDWPDFGAEPWREVLPGWCAGLTGVADLRAHSPVRVLQARLTSQQLAAVEREAPERIAVPSGSRITLEYEVGKPPILAVRIQELFGLRETPRVGGGRIPVLLQLLAPNYRVQQITPDLASFWKNTYAEVKKELKRRYPKHAWPDDPTAAQAIAGPVKRKPETRN; encoded by the coding sequence ATGAGTTCTTCGCCCCTCCCGATCGACGACGTCCTCCCTCAACTCCTCGCACACTTGCGCGCTCGGGGCGCGGTCGTCCTCAAAGCTCCCCCTGGTGCCGGAAAAACAACGCGCGTTCCGCCGGCGATGCTCGACGCCGGCCTGGCCGATCTGCCCAACGGTCGCCCCGGCCGGATCATTCTCTTGCAGCCGCGGCGTGTGGCGGCGCGAGCCTCGGCCGCGCGGATCGCCGAAGAGCGGGGCGGCGAAGTCGGCGACGAGATCGGCTACCAAGTCCGGTTCGAGCGCCGCGCCTCGGGCCGCACCCGCATCTTAGTTTGCACCGAAGGGGTCTTCCTCCGGCAATTGCAAAACGATCCGTTTCTCGATGGGGTCGCGGCCGTCGTGTTCGACGAGTTCCACGAACGAAGCCTCGACAGCGATCTCGCTCTGGCGATGGTGCGCCGCGTGCGCGAAGAAGTGCGGCCCGACCTGCGGCTCGTCGTCATGTCGGCCACGCTCGCCGCCGCGCCGATCGCGCGCTATCTCGACGATTGCCCGACCGTCGAAAGCGTCGGTCGCGCATTCCCGGTCGACGTCGAGTACCTGCGTCTCCCGTCGAACGACTCGATCGAGCGGCTCGTCGTGGACGGCGTGCAACGCTTACTGACGCGCACGCGCGGCGATCTGCTCGTGTTTCTTCCCGGCGTCGGCGAAATCAACCGCGTGCAAAGCGATCTCGAAGCCACGGCCGCGGCCGGCGACTTCGCGCTGCTTCCTCTTTACGGCGACATGCCGCTCGACGAACAACAGCGCGTCTTGCGACCGACGCTGCGCCGTAAAGTCGTTCTCGCGACGAACGTCGCCGAGACGTCGCTCACGATCGACGGCGTCACCGGCGTGGTCGATTCCGGTTGGGCCCGCGTCAATCAATACGACGCCCAACTCGGCTTGAACCGACTCGACACCGTGCGCATTTCGCATGCCTCTAGCGAGCAACGAGCCGGCCGCGCAGGACGGACGGCGCCCGGTGTTTGCTTCCGCCTCTGGACCGAGCGCGAACAAAACTCGCTCCGCGCTTTCGAGCGGCCGGAGATCGAGCGGGTCGATCTTTCGGAAGCGTTGCTGCAACTCTTGGCCTGGGGCGAAAGCGATGTCCGCGCGTTCCCCTGGTACGAGCCGCCCCCGAGCGCCGCCGTGGAACAAGCCCTCGCACTGCTCGACGCGCTCGATGCCATTAGCGACGGCAAAGTGACCGACCTCGGCCGGGCGCTCGCGAAGCTTCCGCTCCAGCCCCGGCTGGCCCGACTCTTGCTCGAAGGAGAACGCCTCGGCGCACCGCAGCGCGCGGCTCTCGCCGCCGCGATGCTCTCCGAGCGCGATCCGTTTCGCCGACGCGGGCCGAGATTCAAAGCCGAACATCATACCGATTCCGATACCCTCGATCGGCTCGCGGCCATCGAAGCGTTCGAGCGTTCGGGCCGCCGCGATTCGCAAGTCGGCGAGTTGCTGATCGGCCCGGCCAAGCAGATGCTGCGCGCCCGCGATCAATTGCTCCGCTCCGTCGACTCAGGTTCCAAACAAGGCTCCGCCGAGGGCGACGACGCCGTGTTGCGTGCGCTCGCCGTGGCGTTTCCCGATCGAATCTGTAAGCGACGAGAACCGAAAGGTAGACGCGGGGTGATGGTCGGCGGGCGCGGCGTACGGCTCGCCGACGAGAGCGCCGTGGCCGATGCGGAGTTGTTCGTCGCCGTCGAGCTGACCGAGTCGGGCCAAGCGGAAACTCTGGTTCGCCAAGCGTCCTTGGTCGAGCGGACGTGGTTGCCGGAGACGCATTTACAAACCAAGATCGAAGTCGCATTCGACGTCACGCGCGAGAAAGTGATGGGAGTGCGACGAACGAAATTTCTCGATCTGATTCTTGAGGAAACGCCGGCTGCGATTCCGCGCGACGTCGACTGCGGACCGATCCTCGCCGCCGCGGTCGCCGAGCGCTACGACCCGACCATGTTCATCGACGACGACGCGCGCCGCTATCTCGCGCGGCTCCGCTGCCTGCGCGAATGGTTGCCGCAAATGGATTGGCCCGACTTCGGCGCAGAGCCTTGGCGCGAGGTCCTTCCCGGGTGGTGTGCGGGGCTTACCGGCGTCGCCGATCTCCGCGCGCATTCCCCCGTCCGCGTGCTGCAAGCGCGGCTCACGTCGCAACAACTCGCGGCCGTCGAGCGCGAAGCGCCGGAAAGAATCGCGGTGCCGAGCGGGAGCCGGATCACGCTCGAATACGAAGTCGGCAAGCCGCCGATCCTAGCAGTCCGCATTCAAGAACTCTTCGGCCTACGCGAGACCCCGCGCGTCGGCGGCGGGCGCATTCCGGTACTCCTGCAATTGCTGGCGCCGAACTATCGCGTGCAACAGATCACGCCCGACTTGGCGAGCTTTTGGAAGAACACGTACGCGGAAGTAAAAAAAGAACTCAAACGCCGCTACCCAAAACACGCCTGGCCCGATGATCCGACGGCGGCGCAAGCGATCGCTGGACCGGTTAAGAGAAAACCAGAAACCAGAAACTAG
- a CDS encoding HD domain-containing protein, with protein sequence MREFQNEALSHDPVHGYIPFTSGRDRSGDEIFERDIIDHAWVQRLRQIHQLQTAWWVFPSAEHTRFQHVLGVMHLASRATTALYESLAAVCPDVPSRGYVTTLMRMAGLLHDVGHGPFGHFLDEHLLVDYGLTHETLGAAVIRQELAPLLRRLRGNPDSRLADDERLDPEQICFLITRPKEIDDGTTPRWLRFLRSMFCGIYTVDNMDFVLRDAYMTGFNTKAFDLDRLLHYSFFSERGLTIHARGMPALVRFIGVRAELFRSIYFHRTVRAIDLSLEDLFRESKMFLFPVSPLADMNRYLRFTEWSLLIDVARWPESEDPAQREVGKRWADLLARRRRWTMAAERTVFSSPTFGERGTIFSKADFFEQALRELLPRELKQIPLRVDLARHVHRPGTRGPAAGQNFLFDGARNQIRDLSDHELYRSIPMSYRLCRVYAETNEYHAVLAGALDTLVGPNEIDDRTNM encoded by the coding sequence ATGCGTGAATTCCAAAACGAAGCTCTCAGCCACGATCCCGTGCATGGTTATATTCCGTTCACGTCGGGTCGCGATCGCTCAGGCGACGAAATCTTCGAGCGCGATATCATCGACCACGCGTGGGTTCAGCGGCTGCGGCAAATCCATCAGCTGCAAACGGCTTGGTGGGTCTTCCCCTCGGCCGAACATACCCGTTTTCAGCATGTTCTCGGCGTAATGCATTTAGCGAGCCGAGCGACCACGGCGCTCTACGAAAGCTTGGCGGCCGTGTGCCCCGACGTGCCGAGCCGAGGCTACGTGACGACCTTGATGCGTATGGCCGGCTTGCTCCACGACGTCGGCCACGGGCCGTTCGGCCACTTTCTCGACGAACATCTCCTGGTCGATTACGGGCTGACCCACGAAACGCTCGGGGCAGCCGTCATTCGGCAAGAATTGGCCCCCCTGCTCCGCCGCCTGCGGGGCAATCCCGATAGTCGGCTCGCCGACGACGAGCGGCTGGATCCCGAACAGATTTGCTTTTTGATTACTCGGCCGAAAGAAATCGACGACGGCACGACACCGCGCTGGCTGCGCTTCTTGCGGTCGATGTTTTGCGGCATCTACACCGTCGACAATATGGACTTCGTATTGCGCGACGCTTACATGACCGGCTTTAATACCAAAGCGTTCGATCTCGACCGGCTGTTGCACTATTCGTTCTTCTCGGAACGAGGGCTGACGATCCATGCGCGCGGGATGCCGGCGCTCGTGCGGTTCATCGGCGTCCGAGCCGAGTTGTTTCGCTCGATCTACTTCCATCGGACCGTGCGCGCGATCGATCTTTCGCTGGAGGACTTGTTTCGCGAAAGCAAGATGTTCTTGTTCCCGGTGAGCCCGCTAGCGGATATGAACCGTTATCTGCGCTTTACCGAGTGGTCGCTCTTGATCGACGTGGCGCGCTGGCCGGAGAGCGAAGATCCGGCGCAGCGCGAAGTCGGCAAGCGTTGGGCCGATTTGCTCGCGCGGCGACGCCGCTGGACGATGGCCGCCGAACGAACCGTGTTTTCGAGCCCGACGTTTGGCGAACGAGGGACGATCTTCTCGAAGGCCGACTTTTTCGAGCAGGCTTTGCGCGAGTTGCTGCCGCGCGAGTTGAAGCAGATTCCGTTGCGCGTGGACTTGGCGCGGCATGTTCATCGGCCCGGCACGCGCGGCCCTGCGGCAGGCCAGAACTTCCTGTTCGACGGCGCTCGCAACCAGATCCGCGACCTGAGCGACCATGAACTCTATCGCAGCATCCCGATGAGCTATCGACTTTGCCGCGTATACGCCGAAACGAACGAATACCACGCCGTGTTGGCGGGCGCGCTCGACACGTTGGTCGGCCCGAACGAGATCGACGATCGGACGAATATGTAA